From one Streptomyces sp. ICC1 genomic stretch:
- a CDS encoding LysR family transcriptional regulator — protein sequence MQFQQLRSFREVAAEMSFTRAARNLHYSQPSVTAHIKNLEDYIGAPLFHRAGGRVQLTEAGMRLLPHAEKIILIAEAACIDAASAGRTRPAA from the coding sequence GTGCAGTTCCAGCAGCTACGCTCGTTCCGCGAAGTGGCCGCCGAGATGAGTTTCACTCGCGCCGCCAGGAACCTCCACTACTCGCAGCCCAGCGTCACAGCCCACATCAAGAACCTCGAGGACTACATCGGGGCGCCGCTGTTCCATCGCGCAGGCGGCCGGGTCCAGCTCACCGAGGCGGGCATGCGACTGCTGCCGCACGCCGAGAAGATCATTCTGATCGCCGAGGCGGCCTGTATCGACGCCGCCTCGGCCGGGCGCACCCGTCCGGCCGCCTGA
- a CDS encoding class I adenylate-forming enzyme family protein — MIKLDDIRRHAAGGVTRDALVDGQVRLTWGQFAETVERTAAGLTEHLPAEGPVRAVFLAGNSWQLTVAMSACATLGVSCTGLDPQSGAEDLGQVLTWLEPAVVFVTSEHRATLDRLVWPSGPQAVHVLLDGVSAPGGAPAAPGPHQALNFDLLTSAEALRTLPAPRPYESFAVSARSEGPSRIAVRRTPSEGRHLVDLVDEFGLNRDDVHLASAPPTESTALALARTMLGIGATVVLADGAGPESLSALLVAERVSTGVITPSSLHGVLGLPETAEPSPRTRHLRFLLTPGAHLGRWTVNTAWERLGPVLHTALGSPETGLTAVMGPEELLVSPPRSGHATLGTNVAVLGEDGQPVEQGETGRLAYAGHQVMDGYLDGETLTAGLDLGWGEERFLITDEAGHIDETGRLLVTGRVTEVPVVVRDSAVDTELFRLESDLLNLPCLRDTAVMRVSNAVLGDAIVVPFIAVAVGREATGYQALGAACARRVPSLPAHVIAVDTIPYSPTGRIRTGDLLDAVLPIITLNLQLEQSMQQEMSA; from the coding sequence ATGATCAAGCTCGATGACATCCGCCGGCACGCGGCGGGCGGCGTGACGCGGGATGCCTTGGTCGACGGCCAGGTGCGGCTGACCTGGGGCCAGTTCGCGGAGACCGTGGAGCGGACGGCGGCCGGACTCACCGAGCACCTGCCCGCCGAGGGCCCGGTCCGCGCGGTCTTCCTCGCCGGCAACAGCTGGCAGCTCACCGTGGCGATGAGCGCCTGCGCGACGCTCGGAGTCTCCTGCACCGGGCTCGACCCGCAGAGCGGCGCCGAAGACCTGGGCCAGGTGCTCACCTGGCTGGAGCCCGCGGTCGTGTTCGTGACCTCGGAGCACCGGGCCACCCTCGACCGGCTGGTCTGGCCGAGCGGCCCGCAGGCCGTGCACGTCCTGCTGGACGGAGTCTCGGCCCCCGGGGGGGCGCCGGCCGCCCCCGGTCCGCACCAGGCCCTCAACTTCGACCTCCTGACCTCGGCCGAGGCCCTGCGCACCCTGCCCGCGCCCCGGCCGTACGAGTCCTTCGCGGTCAGCGCGCGCAGCGAAGGCCCGTCCCGGATCGCCGTGCGCCGCACCCCCTCCGAGGGCCGCCACCTCGTCGACCTCGTCGACGAGTTCGGCCTCAACCGGGACGACGTGCACCTGGCCTCCGCACCGCCGACCGAGTCCACGGCCCTCGCGCTGGCCCGCACGATGCTCGGCATCGGCGCCACCGTCGTCCTCGCGGACGGGGCAGGCCCCGAGAGCCTGAGCGCGCTGCTCGTCGCCGAGCGCGTGAGCACCGGCGTGATCACCCCGTCCTCCCTGCACGGCGTGCTCGGGCTGCCGGAGACCGCCGAGCCCTCGCCGCGCACCCGCCACCTGCGGTTCCTCCTCACCCCGGGCGCCCACCTGGGCCGATGGACCGTCAACACCGCCTGGGAGCGGCTCGGCCCGGTGCTGCACACCGCGCTCGGCAGCCCGGAGACCGGGCTGACCGCCGTCATGGGACCCGAGGAGCTGCTGGTCTCGCCGCCGCGCTCGGGCCACGCCACGCTCGGCACCAACGTCGCCGTCCTCGGCGAGGACGGGCAGCCGGTGGAGCAGGGCGAGACCGGGCGCCTGGCCTACGCCGGCCACCAGGTGATGGACGGGTACCTGGACGGCGAGACCCTGACGGCCGGCCTGGACCTCGGCTGGGGCGAGGAGCGCTTCCTGATCACCGACGAGGCCGGGCACATCGACGAGACCGGCCGGCTGCTGGTCACCGGGCGCGTCACCGAAGTGCCCGTGGTGGTCCGCGATTCGGCGGTCGACACCGAGCTGTTCCGGCTGGAGTCGGACCTGCTCAACCTGCCCTGCCTGCGCGACACCGCCGTCATGCGGGTCAGCAACGCGGTGCTGGGGGACGCGATCGTGGTGCCCTTCATCGCGGTCGCGGTCGGCCGGGAGGCCACCGGCTACCAGGCGCTCGGCGCGGCCTGCGCCCGCCGGGTCCCGTCGCTGCCCGCGCACGTCATCGCGGTCGACACCATCCCGTACAGCCCCACGGGCCGCATTCGCACGGGGGACCTGCTGGACGCCGTACTGCCCATCATCACTCTGAACCTGCAGCTTGAGCAGTCGATGCAACAGGAGATGTCCGCGTGA